In the Catenulispora sp. GP43 genome, one interval contains:
- the fusA gene encoding elongation factor G has translation MAPNAVDLAKVRNIGIMAHIDAGKTTTTERILYYTGMSYKIGEVHDGAATTDWMEQEQERGITITSAAVTCHWSVDNVDNTINIIDTPGHVDFTVEVERSLRVLDGAVAVFDGVAGVEPQSETVWRQADRYGVPRICFINKLDRTGAEFHRCVDMIVTRLQATPLVMQLPIGAEADFKGVIDLVKMKALVWSAETKLGEAYDEVDIPDTHTEAADEWRGRLLETIAEADDEMMELYLEGQEPTTEQLYAAIRRATLAAKLNPVFCGTAFKNKGVQPLLDAIVRYLPSPLDVEAIDGHKVGDEETVLHRKPSDDEPMSALAFKIMSDPHLGKLTFVRVYSGKLESGGTYLNSVKGRKERIGKIYRMHANKREEIESVGAGDIIAVMGLKDTTTGETLSDTANPIILESMTFPAPVIHVAIEPKTKSDQEKLGVAIQRLAEEDPSFQVRTDEETGQTVISGMGELHLEILVDRMRREFKVEANVGKPQVAYRETIRRAVPKVEYTHKKQTGGSGQYASVIISLEPLADGEPGAEGYEFVNAVSGGRIPKEYIPSVDAGCQDAMEFGVLAGFPLTGVKVTLLDGKYHEVDSSEMAFKVAGSMAFKEAARKADPALLEPMMAVEVTTPEDYMGEVIGDLNSRRGQIQAMEERFGSRVVKALVPLSEMFGYVGDLRSKTSGRASYSMQFDSYAEVPRNVAEEIVKKARGE, from the coding sequence ATGGCCCCCAACGCCGTTGACCTGGCCAAGGTCCGCAACATCGGGATCATGGCCCACATCGACGCGGGCAAGACCACGACGACCGAGCGCATCCTGTACTACACGGGTATGAGCTACAAGATCGGCGAGGTCCACGACGGCGCTGCCACCACCGACTGGATGGAGCAGGAGCAGGAGCGTGGCATCACGATCACGTCCGCTGCTGTGACCTGTCACTGGTCGGTGGACAACGTCGACAACACCATCAACATCATCGACACGCCCGGGCACGTGGACTTCACCGTCGAGGTGGAGCGTTCGCTGCGTGTTCTCGACGGCGCGGTCGCGGTGTTCGACGGTGTCGCCGGCGTGGAGCCGCAGTCCGAGACGGTCTGGCGGCAGGCCGACCGTTACGGCGTCCCGCGCATTTGCTTCATCAACAAGCTGGACCGCACCGGTGCGGAGTTCCACCGCTGCGTCGACATGATCGTCACCCGTCTGCAGGCCACCCCGCTGGTCATGCAGCTGCCGATCGGTGCCGAGGCGGACTTCAAGGGCGTCATCGACCTGGTGAAGATGAAGGCCCTGGTGTGGAGCGCCGAGACCAAGCTGGGCGAGGCCTACGACGAGGTCGACATCCCGGACACCCACACCGAGGCCGCCGACGAGTGGCGCGGGCGTCTGCTGGAGACCATCGCCGAGGCCGACGACGAGATGATGGAGCTGTACCTGGAGGGCCAGGAGCCCACCACGGAGCAGCTGTACGCGGCCATCCGCCGCGCCACTCTGGCCGCCAAGCTGAACCCGGTGTTCTGCGGGACCGCGTTCAAGAACAAGGGCGTGCAGCCCCTGCTCGACGCGATCGTGCGCTACCTGCCCTCGCCGCTGGACGTGGAGGCCATCGACGGCCACAAGGTCGGCGACGAGGAGACGGTGCTGCACCGCAAGCCCTCCGACGACGAGCCGATGTCGGCGCTGGCGTTCAAGATCATGAGCGACCCGCACCTGGGCAAGCTCACGTTCGTGCGGGTCTACTCCGGCAAGCTGGAGTCCGGCGGCACGTACCTGAACTCGGTCAAGGGGCGCAAGGAGCGCATCGGCAAGATCTACCGCATGCACGCGAACAAGCGTGAGGAGATCGAGTCGGTGGGCGCCGGCGACATCATCGCCGTCATGGGTCTGAAGGACACCACGACCGGCGAGACGCTGTCGGACACCGCGAACCCGATCATCCTGGAGTCGATGACCTTCCCGGCCCCGGTGATCCACGTCGCGATCGAGCCGAAGACGAAGTCCGACCAGGAGAAGCTGGGCGTCGCGATCCAGCGCCTGGCCGAGGAGGACCCGTCCTTCCAGGTTCGCACCGACGAGGAGACCGGCCAGACCGTCATCTCCGGCATGGGCGAGCTCCACCTGGAGATCCTGGTGGACCGCATGCGCCGCGAGTTCAAGGTCGAGGCGAACGTCGGCAAGCCCCAGGTGGCCTACCGCGAGACCATCCGTCGCGCGGTGCCGAAGGTCGAGTACACGCACAAGAAGCAGACCGGTGGTTCGGGCCAGTACGCCTCCGTCATCATCTCGCTCGAGCCGCTTGCGGACGGCGAGCCGGGTGCCGAGGGCTACGAGTTCGTCAACGCCGTCAGCGGCGGGCGGATCCCGAAGGAGTACATCCCCTCGGTCGACGCCGGCTGCCAGGACGCGATGGAGTTCGGCGTGCTCGCCGGCTTCCCGCTGACCGGCGTGAAGGTGACGCTGCTGGACGGCAAGTACCACGAGGTCGACTCCTCCGAGATGGCCTTCAAGGTCGCCGGTTCGATGGCGTTCAAGGAAGCGGCCCGCAAGGCCGACCCGGCGCTGCTCGAGCCGATGATGGCGGTCGAGGTCACCACGCCCGAGGACTACATGGGCGAAGTGATCGGCGACCTGAACTCCCGCCGTGGCCAGATCCAGGCCATGGAGGAGCGGTTCGGTTCCCGGGTCGTCAAGGCCCTGGTCCCGCTGAGCGAGATGTTCGGCTACGTCGGGGACCTGCGGTCCAAGACGTCCGGCCGGGCCTCGTACAGCATGCAGTTCGACTCCTACGCCGAGGTTCCCCGGAACGTGGCGGAAGAGATCGTCAAGAAGGCGCGCGGCGAGTAG
- the tuf gene encoding elongation factor Tu, translated as MAKAKFERNKPHVNIGTIGHIDHGKTTLTAAITKVLHDAHPDLNPYTPFDQIDKAPEERQRGITISIAHVEYQTDARHYAHVDCPGHADYIKNMITGAAQMDGAILVVAATDGPMPQTKEHVLLARQVGVPYIVVALNKSDMVDDEEILELVELEVRELLSEYEFPGDDLPVVRVSALKALEGDPEWTAKLLELMKAVDTAIPQPEREIDKPFLMPIEDVFTITGRGTVVTGRIERGIVKVNETVDIVGIRETKQTTTVTGVEMFRKLLDEGQAGENVGLLLRGIKRDDVERGQVVIKPGTTTPHTGFDAQVYILSKDEGGRHTPFFNNYRPQFYFRTTDVTGVVTLPEGTEMVMPGDNTEMAVELIQPIAMEEGLRFAIREGGRTVGAGRVVKITK; from the coding sequence GTGGCGAAGGCGAAGTTCGAGCGGAACAAGCCGCACGTCAACATCGGCACCATCGGTCACATCGACCACGGGAAGACGACGCTGACCGCGGCCATCACCAAGGTTCTGCACGACGCTCACCCGGACCTGAACCCCTACACCCCGTTCGACCAGATCGACAAGGCGCCCGAAGAGCGTCAGCGCGGTATCACCATCTCCATCGCGCACGTCGAGTACCAGACCGACGCGCGGCACTACGCGCACGTCGACTGCCCCGGTCACGCGGACTACATCAAGAACATGATCACCGGTGCGGCCCAGATGGACGGCGCCATCCTGGTCGTGGCCGCCACCGACGGCCCGATGCCGCAGACCAAGGAGCACGTGCTCCTGGCCCGCCAGGTCGGCGTGCCCTACATCGTGGTCGCGCTGAACAAGTCGGACATGGTGGACGACGAGGAGATCCTGGAGCTCGTCGAGCTCGAGGTGCGCGAGCTGCTCTCCGAGTACGAGTTCCCGGGCGACGACCTGCCGGTCGTGCGCGTCTCGGCGCTCAAGGCGCTCGAGGGCGACCCGGAGTGGACCGCCAAGCTCCTGGAGCTGATGAAGGCCGTCGACACCGCGATCCCGCAGCCGGAGCGCGAGATCGACAAGCCGTTCCTGATGCCGATCGAGGACGTCTTCACGATCACCGGTCGTGGCACCGTCGTCACCGGTCGCATCGAGCGCGGCATCGTCAAGGTCAACGAGACCGTCGACATCGTCGGCATCCGTGAGACCAAGCAGACGACGACCGTCACCGGCGTCGAGATGTTCCGCAAGCTGCTCGACGAGGGCCAGGCCGGCGAGAACGTCGGTCTGCTGCTCCGCGGCATCAAGCGCGACGACGTCGAGCGCGGCCAGGTCGTGATCAAGCCGGGCACGACCACCCCGCACACCGGCTTCGACGCCCAGGTCTACATCCTGAGCAAGGACGAAGGCGGCCGCCACACCCCGTTCTTCAACAACTACCGTCCGCAGTTCTACTTCCGGACGACCGACGTGACCGGCGTCGTGACCCTCCCCGAGGGCACCGAGATGGTCATGCCGGGCGACAACACCGAGATGGCCGTCGAGCTGATCCAGCCGATCGCCATGGAGGAGGGCCTGCGGTTCGCCATCCGTGAGGGTGGCCGCACCGTCGGTGCCGGTCGTGTGGTGAAGATCACCAAGTAA
- a CDS encoding type II toxin-antitoxin system prevent-host-death family antitoxin: MEAAYTLDDARALFPDLVEEARVTRHPVYVTDDTGEPVVAIVDMRWLEECEKLMAAAHG, from the coding sequence ATGGAAGCCGCCTACACCCTCGACGACGCCCGCGCCCTGTTCCCCGACCTGGTCGAGGAGGCCCGCGTCACCCGCCACCCGGTCTACGTCACGGACGACACCGGCGAGCCGGTGGTCGCGATCGTGGACATGCGCTGGCTGGAGGAATGCGAGAAGTTGATGGCGGCGGCCCACGGGTGA
- a CDS encoding FAD-dependent monooxygenase: MKNTRSILISGAGIAGPALAYWLHRHGFAATVVERSAFLRDSGGAVDFRGEQVKLLKAMGIFDAVKAAETAMGDEVIIDGAGQPVLAFSSAFFSGEVEIERGDLARILYDATRDYTDYVFGDRIVGLEQGADGVRVTFAGGAVADYDLVVGADGLHSGVRRLAFGPEERFRKDLGWAIAGFTAPNDLGLDHEGRIYNVPGCGVMASSGRDRDRIGVGLVFHAPGLEYDRRDTAAQKELVAATFAGAGWETPRLLEHLAKADDLYFDTLSQIHMDSWSTGRVVLLGDAAWCAGPGGSGTGMAMMGAHVLAGELAAAGADHTAAFAAYERILRPAAKTGQRQGKGAGGFLAPLDAKKIAKRDKIYKMLSGKLAGGFFNWLTARAANAVEYKEYPTLVVAEEGVAAKGTAAEGMRVAA, translated from the coding sequence ATGAAGAACACCCGCAGCATCCTGATATCCGGCGCCGGCATCGCGGGCCCCGCGCTCGCCTACTGGCTCCACCGGCACGGCTTCGCGGCGACCGTCGTCGAGCGCTCGGCGTTCCTGCGGGACAGCGGCGGCGCCGTCGACTTCCGCGGCGAACAGGTGAAGCTGCTCAAGGCGATGGGCATCTTCGACGCGGTGAAGGCCGCCGAGACCGCGATGGGGGACGAGGTGATCATCGACGGCGCCGGGCAGCCCGTCCTGGCCTTCTCCTCGGCCTTCTTCAGCGGCGAGGTCGAGATCGAGCGCGGCGACCTGGCGCGCATCCTCTACGACGCCACCCGCGACTACACCGACTACGTCTTCGGCGACCGGATCGTCGGCCTGGAGCAGGGCGCCGACGGCGTCCGGGTGACCTTCGCCGGCGGCGCCGTCGCGGACTACGACCTGGTGGTCGGCGCCGACGGTCTGCACTCCGGGGTCCGCCGCCTGGCCTTCGGCCCCGAGGAGCGGTTCCGCAAGGACCTGGGCTGGGCCATAGCCGGCTTCACGGCTCCGAACGACCTGGGCCTGGACCACGAGGGCCGCATCTACAACGTCCCCGGCTGCGGCGTGATGGCCAGCAGCGGCCGGGACCGGGACCGCATCGGCGTCGGCCTCGTCTTCCACGCCCCGGGCCTGGAGTACGACCGGCGCGACACCGCCGCGCAGAAGGAACTGGTCGCCGCGACCTTCGCCGGCGCCGGCTGGGAGACCCCGCGCCTGCTGGAGCACCTGGCGAAGGCCGACGACCTCTACTTCGACACCCTCAGCCAGATCCACATGGACAGCTGGTCGACCGGCCGGGTCGTGCTCCTCGGCGACGCCGCGTGGTGCGCCGGCCCCGGCGGCAGCGGAACCGGCATGGCGATGATGGGCGCGCACGTGCTGGCCGGCGAACTCGCCGCGGCCGGCGCCGACCACACCGCCGCGTTCGCCGCCTACGAGCGGATCCTGCGTCCGGCCGCCAAGACCGGTCAGAGGCAGGGCAAGGGCGCGGGCGGCTTCCTGGCGCCGCTGGACGCCAAGAAGATCGCAAAGCGGGACAAGATCTACAAGATGCTGAGCGGCAAACTGGCCGGCGGCTTCTTCAACTGGCTGACCGCCCGGGCGGCGAATGCGGTGGAGTACAAGGAGTATCCGACGCTGGTCGTGGCTGAAGAGGGTGTGGCGGCGAAGGGTACGGCGGCCGAGGGGATGCGCGTCGCGGCATGA
- the rpsJ gene encoding 30S ribosomal protein S10, whose product MAGQKIRIRLKAYDHEVIDSSAKKIVETVIRTGAQVAGPVPLPTEKNVYCVIRSPHKYKDSREHFEMRTHKRLIDILDPTPKTVDSLMRLDLPAGVDIEIKL is encoded by the coding sequence ATGGCGGGACAGAAGATCCGCATCAGGCTCAAGGCCTACGACCACGAGGTGATCGACTCCTCGGCGAAGAAGATCGTCGAGACCGTGATCCGCACTGGTGCGCAGGTCGCCGGCCCGGTGCCGCTGCCGACTGAGAAGAACGTGTACTGCGTCATCCGCTCGCCGCACAAGTACAAGGACTCGCGCGAGCACTTCGAGATGCGCACGCACAAGCGACTCATCGACATCCTCGACCCGACCCCGAAGACGGTTGACTCGCTGATGCGTCTCGACCTCCCCGCGGGCGTCGACATCGAGATCAAGCTCTAG
- the rplC gene encoding 50S ribosomal protein L3 yields the protein MGKQIKGVLGEKLGMTQVWDENNRVVPVTVVKAGPCVVTQIRKQEIDGYEAVQIAYGAVKPTKVTKPEAGHFAKAGVTPRRYTVEIRTTDAAEYELGQEITAETFTQGQIVDVSGTSKGHGFAGVMKRHNFRGLGAGHGVQRKHRSPGSIGACATPGRVFKGVRMAGRMGSARVTVQNLTVQAVDAEKGLILVKGAIPGPNGGLVLVKTSVKKGA from the coding sequence ATGGGAAAGCAGATTAAGGGCGTCCTGGGCGAGAAGCTCGGCATGACCCAGGTCTGGGACGAGAACAACCGGGTCGTCCCGGTGACCGTCGTCAAGGCCGGGCCGTGCGTGGTGACGCAGATCCGCAAGCAGGAGATCGACGGCTACGAGGCCGTGCAGATCGCCTACGGTGCCGTGAAGCCGACCAAGGTGACCAAGCCCGAGGCCGGCCACTTCGCGAAGGCCGGCGTCACGCCGCGCCGCTACACCGTGGAGATCCGGACCACCGACGCCGCCGAGTACGAGCTCGGCCAGGAGATCACCGCCGAGACCTTCACGCAGGGTCAGATCGTCGACGTCTCCGGCACCTCCAAGGGCCACGGCTTCGCCGGTGTCATGAAGCGCCACAACTTCCGGGGCCTCGGCGCGGGCCACGGCGTGCAGCGCAAGCACCGTTCGCCCGGTTCCATCGGCGCCTGCGCGACCCCCGGTCGCGTCTTCAAGGGCGTGCGCATGGCCGGCCGCATGGGCTCCGCGCGCGTGACCGTCCAGAACCTCACCGTCCAGGCCGTGGACGCCGAGAAGGGCCTGATCCTGGTCAAGGGTGCCATCCCCGGCCCCAACGGCGGGCTGGTCCTGGTCAAGACCTCGGTCAAGAAGGGAGCCTGA
- the rplD gene encoding 50S ribosomal protein L4 → MTQVVSVDLPGEIFDVQTNIPLIHQVVVAQLAAARQGTHKTKTRGEVSGGGKKPYRQKGTGRARQGSTRAPQFAGGGVVHGPVPRDYAQRTPKKMKAAALRGALSDRARDGRVIVVDALVEGSTPNTKSAVALLKGVTEHKNVLVVLQRTDEVSYKSLRNVPTVHLIDVGQLNTYDVLVNDAVVFTQGAYDQFIAGPAKGKSATAVASSLEVEGSDA, encoded by the coding sequence ATGACGCAGGTTGTCTCCGTCGACCTCCCCGGCGAGATCTTCGACGTCCAGACCAACATCCCGCTGATCCACCAGGTCGTGGTGGCCCAGCTGGCCGCGGCCCGCCAGGGCACGCACAAGACCAAGACCCGCGGCGAGGTGTCCGGCGGCGGCAAGAAGCCGTACCGCCAGAAGGGCACCGGCCGGGCCCGTCAGGGTTCGACCCGCGCGCCGCAGTTCGCCGGCGGTGGCGTCGTCCACGGCCCGGTGCCGCGCGACTACGCCCAGCGCACCCCGAAGAAGATGAAGGCCGCCGCCCTGCGCGGTGCCCTGTCCGACCGGGCCCGCGACGGCCGCGTGATCGTGGTGGACGCTCTGGTGGAGGGCTCCACGCCGAACACCAAGTCCGCCGTGGCGCTGCTCAAGGGCGTGACCGAGCACAAGAACGTGCTGGTCGTGCTGCAGCGCACCGACGAGGTCTCCTACAAGAGCCTCCGCAACGTCCCGACCGTGCACCTGATCGACGTCGGCCAGCTGAACACCTACGACGTGCTCGTCAACGACGCCGTCGTGTTCACCCAGGGCGCGTACGACCAGTTCATCGCCGGTCCCGCTAAGGGGAAGTCGGCCACCGCGGTGGCGTCCTCCCTCGAAGTTGAGGGGAGCGACGCGTGA
- the rplW gene encoding 50S ribosomal protein L23 has product MSSKFADRSVLARDIIIKPVVSEKSYALLDQNTYTFVVHPDTNKIQIREAVEEIFDVKVLSVNTINRQGKRKRTRYGVGKRKDTKRAIVTVDPNPGGGKKGRIELFGGPVS; this is encoded by the coding sequence GTGAGCAGCAAGTTCGCTGACCGCTCGGTCCTGGCCCGCGACATCATCATCAAGCCGGTGGTGTCGGAGAAGAGCTACGCCCTTCTGGACCAGAACACCTACACGTTCGTCGTCCACCCGGACACGAACAAGATCCAGATCCGCGAGGCCGTCGAGGAGATCTTCGACGTCAAGGTCCTGTCGGTGAACACGATCAACCGCCAGGGCAAGCGCAAGCGCACGCGCTACGGCGTGGGCAAGCGCAAGGACACCAAGCGCGCGATCGTGACCGTGGACCCGAACCCCGGTGGCGGCAAGAAGGGCCGCATCGAGCTGTTTGGAGGGCCGGTTTCCTAA